The genomic window AAATATCCACTTTTTATATTCTTCTTATCAAAATATACAtcctttaaaaataaaaagataaattcaATTTTTTCTAAGACGAGATATACCTCTCTAATTAATCCCCAGCCACCTGCAACAAGAACTAGCTAGTCTCCTTAGAAGAAGCGTGTCAACCCATGAAGGCCAACATGGAGGTACTCAAACTCATCCAACTTGAACTCACTCTCTCCAATCAACACGGTAACTAAAAGACTGAAGAAGTTCATATAAGACATATTAAtactaataattattatttttaattaaaaaaagtcaTGTATAAAAACTTATTATATGATGTATAAGACTTTTCCATATCATCTGCTTTCCAGAAGCCGAATATCTTTTTGAAACATATATGATGTATTCATGTAAAAAGTTATTACTTCGTGAAAATATCTAATACCCTAACACCTACTAAGTTCTTCTTCATCTATAGTGTATTCATGTATAACTAAACAACTAGTGTGCTCACCAAGTCACCGTACCATTATTTAAGTGCATAATTTGCTTGGCTTATTTTTTATAGAATAATTTTTaccaaattattttaaaaatggaTAAGCAAATCATTACTCTTTAAAATTTTGATTTGCATTCATATGATGAACAtccaattgattttttttttttaaaaaagataacaaattttattatatataatcaattatatatattttttttaataaataaaacttTTTCACTATGTGAAATTCAACCAAAATATAGAACATATGTTATTGAAAACGTTAGATTGTTTATCATTATTGTTATTCCATTACCTTAATAATTTGTCTAAATTATTATTCATTGTCTTCGAGTTAttcataaaacataaaaaaaaaagagtatatgCAACTAACAGCTAATTAATTCTTCTATGCATTGTTTCAACTATTTCAAACCCTAAAAACTCATTATTGAGGtggatatttttcaaaaacatCCAATAATTTATTTTCCATGAAACAATGTAACTAATTACAAAATCTTACAACAAAGGGGAAAAAAAGTAGCAATATTACCCTTTCAAGAGCTCTAACGTATACTAAATCCAGTAGAAATTAATTCATCACAAAAGTCATTGTCTTATTTTCCTTGACATTTTTAAAGCCTTGGCTATTGTTATTGATGAGTTACTTATGCTTTAGTATATACATGAAAAAAGATCAATCATAAAAAACAGCACTTTCTAGTTTCTAAGTATCTTTTCTGACATGCACTTGCTAAGTAGCACAATGTACAATAAGACGGCAAATGATTATACTCTTATCTAGTGACGAAGAGTGTACTGAATAAGAAATCTAGAAAGGAGTATAAACAAtacatatgaaaaggaattagaAAACTACCAAAATCTCGGCAGGAAGCTTTCCTTAGATGGGGCATGAATTCTTGAAATTGCTCATTCAGTATTTTGATAGGCGAAACTCAATTCAAAAACTTGCAAAATAAATGATGATTTAGTAACAGTTCTCAAAAGACTATCTAATCACCTAGAATCTCAAACAAAGTCTCTCTCATTTTCTAATGTTTCATGAGTTATCGAATTTAACAGAGGGCAACCACCACCTTAATTTTTAATGTCATACTTAAAGCAATTCTTGGTCAACTTTTTCACTGAACTATATATGGAACACAACATCAATTATCAATCCTGAGGTACAAAGTAAATCAATAGAgacaaataaaaaagaacaaattCACCTATTTTCATCTTCTTAAAACTAACAGAGATCAAACCTTCAATTTTACAAACAATGTGTCACTGAAAATAATGTTGCAACCGTCACACAGGTTAGAGGATTAAAAGCACAAACAAATTAATCATCCTTAAATCATTAAATTTCAGCCATTAGATGATAATGAATGAAAAGTAAAGCaagaattaatttaatttctatacACCGATGATGTAAAATATGTTTTATACTATCAACAAATGAAATTCTGAAAAAGTGCTAAATCAGTATAGATAACTATATATTACAATAACTAAATACCATAATTTCTCACTTTCTTATAATTTGAATGGTTAACAACAAAAACTATAAGTTGATAGAAATTAATCTTAAATGCAAATACACCTTAGCTGTCTTTGTTGAATTGTGTAACTTTCTATGTTTTTCATTACATTCAAGCTCGGAGTCATCAGTCATGAACGGCATGAAAGAAAAGAGATACTTCCTAGCTGTTGTACAATATCTTTAAGTgtgctttcttcttttttcaattttaaaagctCAGCCTCGTCGTCAGAGTTAATTTAGCTTTTTCAATTTATTCCATCCAAATATTGACACCATCTCTTTTTATCGTTCTACAATAAATATCAAACTTGCTATTTTTATCAGTAAATTTTAAGAATACCTAATGTCAATCATTATAGTCCTAAGTAAATAATAATGGCATAAAAATTATTTCTGTTATGtgtaaaagttataaaaagtaactacGAGGATTAATAAGTAATAAGATTCTTTTCAATTCCTCACAAAGAAGGTCTTGTAACTTTAAAACATGAAGGCCAAAGAAATGACACAAAAGTCATGTCAGCTTGCACAACACACAACAGAATATTTTTAAGTGAAAAATAGTGAAAAATAAATTCACAAAATGTCACTGGAATGTAACTTCATTAGGACTGAGGCATGATGAATACTATTTAAAAACTGCTAAGCCAATCATTTCACCAATATCATAGCCATTAAGTTAAATTCTAAAGTGGTATCTACCTGAGATTTACAAATTGCACCATTTTGGTCCCTAACATATCGATTGCACCATTTATGTCTCCAACTTTGTAAAAATACACCTAGTTGGTCCCTCACCCCATCTTCGGCCAATTTTCCTGCCATTGATAACATGGCATTGACATGCCAAATGAGTGCCACACTGGACAGCATAAAACGTTATCGTTTGATTTTTGGCGCTAAAATCTCCCTAGAACAATGTCATTTAACAAATTTAGAAAGTTAATAGTTTGTATTTTGTAACCTCAATGTTTGTGATcacttcttcatcatcatcatcatcatcatcatcatcatcatcattatcatcatcatcttcttcttcttcttcttctaaacaTAAACACTCTGCACTATGAAATCTTCAAGCCTGGCTACTGTATAGGGTTTTTAGAGTGAAACTATTTAGCTTTGTGGGGTTCACTCACACTCTAAGCTTCGTGCGCGATCATTTTCATTGACGGAAGGAGAAAGGGTTCCTTGTGAAACACAAAGGTAAGTCTATTCTGGAAAAAAATTAATACTTTTCAATTTAAAGGTATGCATCATTGTGTCTTTTTGGTCAGAATTTGATGTAGGTTGACGAAAATTTTTTCGTTGTTCATTATCTACTAATAAGGTTTTTGTGTATTTTATGGGTAGTGGAGGGATTTTTTCTATGCTTTGTTTTCATAGAGAGACGGTGGGTATTTTATTCAATGCAATTTTATTTGGATTGGTTGATGGctgtttctaattttttgtttgtgGGTGAGTGtgtaagtatagttccaaaccaacaattgacctgcatcaaagtttaattttgtttatcacaagtgcaaaccaataataataacaaagagTATTAgatctcaggtcgtctctcaaagaaattgcaaTGAGGTATGCGTGTTATCGGTTATGAGGTTCAAGGAGGTTTGCATGTAAAAAGACAAAAATTTAagtgagaataaaataaaacaaacaactaaagataacaaatactaaagaggcattcatggcaaggattgagaatcaaggtcttctatcctagtcattaatcatagcaCAATAATTACCAAGAGTTAAACTTATTACGTTATCTCCAACatcgggagaaagtcaaatatGCCTAgctaatcccaatccataagtagcaTTAATGGAAACAacattaactaacaactctagataaccaacataaattgggtattaatgactcaagattacctaatttctctttctaaGACAAAAAtgttcaaaatctactctaaaactaagccaaacattttatcaaacacttagtgtgcataaaaataaaagcatgttaaattgcaataataataaatctagaactaccaaatgcaagaaaataacaataacaactcaattaaacaataagaaacataaaaagacatcaattgcattaaaggaaataaaAATCAACAAGAGTTCAATAACATAAAAGTAACCAAGCATAAGAAATACCAAGTAAAACTAAGAAAGCAAGCAGGGGCGGAGCTAGACTAACTATTTATTAGGGGGCGGTGTTTAAtaatttactaaaaatattttatattactatttctattgataaaataaaaaaaattaaatatataatctaAATCAAAGTAagacaataatatataaaagttACCACTTACAGTTTTGTATCATGAAAAGGCTATTCGACTTTTTTTTCTATTCTCAAAATCATCTATAATTGAATTTGTGTCGAAAATAGCTGctaattctttttctatatagaTGACCAAATTGTCTGCAAGAAATTCATCAGCCATCTTACTTTTGAGTCTTGTCTTAACAATTTTTATTGCTGAAAAAGTTTTTTCTGTTGTTGCTGTAGATACTGGTAGAGTCAAAACAAGACGTATTAATCTATCAACCATGtgataagttcttgattttcccgTTTCTTGTAACTTCTTGCACAATTCAGAAAGTGTACCAATTCCTTTCAAATGATTTGGTATATCATGCTGATAATGTTGCAACTGAGATTTCAAAATATTAAGCTCATTAGAAGGAAAGTCAATGGGATAAAACTTCTCTGCTAACTTGCTAATTTCTTCAATATTAAATGATTTGAAATTGTCATTAGGATCCAAAGCACAACTCAAAGTCAAAAGCTCTATTGTTTGCTCATTAAATTTACTATTCAACTTTTGTATTTGAGAGTCAATTGTTGCCAAGAATACATCTATTCGATAATGATGCTCAACTGTCACACTTGGTTGATGAGATCGACCACTTCTAAAAACATATTGTGCACCCATATTAGGGACTTCAATTTCATGCTTTTCACAAAAATCTTTAACATTTGCAAGAAACTTGCACCATTCACCATCTTTTAATTGTTAAAGAAGTAACTTTGATGTAGAAACAATATGCATTGCATTAAGAATATCTCAAAATTATTGTTGTAGTGCTTGGCAAAGAACATTAGTGATTCCCATAATCTCTTTCATCAAGTGCAAAgtgaaaacaaattcaaatgaCAATAATATTTTACTAACACCATAAGCCTCACCTCTTTGTGCATAAGTTATCACATCTTCAATGATATTATTGAGAACAATGTTGGTAGCAGTAAACATTTTTACCAAATTGCAAATAGAATTAAAGTAAGAGCTCCATCGAGTATCCCCAGCTCTTTGTAAAGTACTTATTTGATTCGCACCTTTGCCTATTTCTAATTCATTTTGAGCAACTAAGTTTGCATTTTCAATTGCTTGAGCTTCTTGTAATTGATCATGTCTTTTTGAAGAAGCACTAACAATAGTGATAATAGAGTTTAATTGAGTAAAAAATTCATGAATTTGAAGTACCTCTCTTGAAGCTGCCACCAATGCTAATTGTAACCTATGAGCAAAACAATGTACATAATATGCTTGAGGAGAATCTTTAAGAAACAAAGCTTGCAAACCATTCCACTCACCCCACATGTTGCTAGCACCATCATACCCTTGACCCCTAATATTTTCAACTTGGAGATTATAATGAGAAAGGACAGAAATCAATTCTTTCTTTAAAGTTGTTGCACAAGTATCAATGACATGCACAAGATCAAAGAATCTCTCTTTAACAAAACTATCTAGAGTAACAAATCTCAAAACAATGGACATTTGCTCCTTTTTAGATTCATCTCTAGTTTCATCAACAATAATACAAAATTTGGCATCTCCAATCTCTTCTCTAATTGAATTTCTCACCTTAGTAGCAAGAATATGTAGAATTTCTTTTTGGACATCATTTGAAATATACTTAGCATTTTTTGGAGCATTTTCCAAAACATTCTTTTTCACTCTTTCATTGTAAGATCCCAAAAATTTCAATATTTTCAAAAAGTTACCTCTGTTGCTTGAACTTTGGCTTTCATCATGTCCTCTATATGCGCAACCTTGAAATGTCAACCATTTAATACAATCTATAGATGCTCCTAGTCGAATTCGATTATTTTCAATCTCTTCTGATGTTTGCTTATGAAGAAGTCTGTCGATATGTTGTGATTGTTTCATCAAATCATCACATGATTTCAGCGCCTTATGATGGAATGAGTTGGGACCTTTGCCAATGTGATTCAAAAGAGAACATTCTTTTTCACTATTTACTTTCTTCCAATTCCTAAAATCATTCTCAATAAAAGCATTTGAACCCGTATTGATTTAAGGttccttagcaaaaagaaagcatgGAAAACAATATATAGCATCATCTTCTATAGAATATTCTAACCAAGATGGAAACAATTTAAACCATGAAGCTTGAAAGCGACGATGACTTTTATCACAAGAAAATGGATAATTACCAAGAATTGGTTGATTTGGCCCAACTTTAATATAAGCCCGACGGATTTCATCTCTTTGATTTGGAAGAAACTTCCAAATCATTGGTCGTATTCCAGGATCTCTTTCCAAACGAAAAACATCCAGTTGATTTGGAAGAAGTCGAGGACGCTTTGAGCTATTCAATGGAGAACTTGAAGTAATGAAATTTGATGACCCCTCAAGTGTTGGAGTAGTAATAGTAGaagcatcttcattctcttgatcttttcttttaaaaaatgtatcaatggTTTTGAACTTACTCATAATTCAAATGGCCAAATAAGTTcctaactaataaaaaaaactaaaaatacaaactaatatataataacaaaaacttaattaacaaataataataaattaagtaaataactaaatatataaaaaaatataaaaaaattagacaagactaacagaaaaataataataaaaaactcaatagttcaataattttcttaaaataaaaaattaaaaaatagaactTTTTTTGAGAAACAGGAGTGAAGAATCACTTGTTAAATTACTTTTTTCTTAatctgcaaaaaaaaaagagtcaaagaggtaaaagataagaaaattaaagagataaagaagaaaaagaataggAAAAGTCAAAAGTTGTTACCTGCAAAGTGAAAGTGAAAAGTGTAGGAACAAAAAGAGGGATTGGAAAAGTATGAGAAGAAAGAGGAAGGGGGCTGGACGGCTGGCAAATAAAAAAAGGGGTGGAAAATAGGCTATTGGGCTTTTTTTTGTATGAATTCGGGGAGCTAGGAAAGTAATACGAAAAACAAGGGAGAGGGCTGGGAAATAAAAACAGGAGGGCACtagactatttttttttaaatgaaaattaaaatttggagGGGGGCATTGCCCCCTTTTAATAGTATGTACCTCCGCCCCTGAAAGCAAGGATGTAGTagcaagaaattgcaatgaaaactaaatcaagacaagaaaTAAAGCCTAAATCtatgagagattaacctaaatctatcctaattctagagagaagagggagcttctctctctaaaaaactaccctaaaacatgtttctaatctaatctaattgctctccccttgttccttcttgaatttggcctcaaatacttcagaaatgagttggatttgggcttggatgagctcagaaattgcccccagtgtatTCCTTTAAGTTGGTCACTTGCtgcttgtaacaccctaattaccctgagccttacctctagccgtaaggcaaaggttaatcaaaggttacgacaattctaaggcttatacatagttatatagaaggaaataatatattctagaagtccGTTGAAAAATTTAGCTCAAATACAGAATTACAAAAGCGCGAAACATTCACACAAAGCTAACACACAAGACCCAAGGTATAGATGCACGAggatagaatatatatatataagaatataataatcataaggaactagccgcagcttgcggagtttaagccgactagtcaAACTGAAATACAAGGAGTGaagtttaaaacagcttatacaacttatctctcaagtaagcctctaagaccataaagataaatatacaaagagaagtgagagtaactataacaaagtaaaatagaaataaactaAGGAGGAatcatactccgctctgtcaccatagcCGCAATCTCGCCAAAGTGGATTTGTAACCTGcgtctgaaaaataacaacaacatatggtatgagaactggaggttctcagtatggtaacagtgcccaataatgtaagatgtaaggctccgggacgccgaaggcaatcctagaacttcacatctcatacggatattcaagcttaacataaataaatatataaagaacttaaaccataaaccgggttatctaaatttaggagatttctaactaaaactagtcaccgctgtcccacagccttcaccaacctatcctccgtgcgattccatcgccaccgcctacctaacctactcagcaccagacaaacatAGATAATGCAGTCAAAGAAAACACAGGTAGTATtcatatatataacaagtaattcaagaagcaagtaggcatgttatacaattaggcaaactcaagtaatcaaagcaagcaagcatataacagatgcatatgatcaatgtctatcctattggttGTGATATCATATGTTGGTTATAGTGCCAAACCCGACAGAAAATCCGGTCGGCAACTCCTGgattagtctctctgttgcgcatactcaggaggaataattccgagggataagtgccctaccaccttctcctttcagagggaaacgttccgagggagagtgtcctaccaccttcctctggatgccgcatgattccgtgggttagtaccctaccaccttgcaaccaAAGACAAACCCATGCTCAGGAGGAaaaattccgagggatgagtgctctaccaccttctcctttcagagggaaacattccgagggagagtgccctaccaccttcctcttgaGCGATACATATGAGTAAGAAGTCCAGCTTCAAgcctcacatccgaacgtaggcaGGAGACTGTCACAGCCTCTACGACGGATAACAATGTATATCATAATCATGTATTCAATCTCAGAGGCCAATGCTCATAGCACCCTTCCACTCATACTCATTCCATTAACTATAATCATTCCTTTCCAAGTTGTcaactcatcacaaccatcaCCAATATCATAAAtattccattccgaactcattgGTTCATCAGTTTCTCATCTCATTGTCGGtaatcaccaagttcactactcttcctttTCTCTCAACTAAACTGATCCTCAATACATCAGAATCCTAAACCTCCGTTcgctaacttttcaaagtaaaacccaAATAAAATCTCCTAGGATATTTTCCCATGTTTTAATGCCTAAAAATTAAGCCCAAGAATCTAAAAATGGTGTCAAAAAAGtttacaatcttgttgggaaggtgaaatgattaaaaacaaagtttaagtttgagaaacagggcgtgtgcgtacgcacaggggtgtgcgcgtGCACGCCCAAGAGAAGTTTTAAAAAGTGTGCGTACATAGGTACAAAATTTTTCAGTTCTGTTCGTTCGCACAAGGTGTGTTAACACCCTCAACAGACtgcccttcccaacgtgtgcatacgcacagggctgcgcatgcgcacagggctgtgcgtgcgcacagggctgtgcgtgcgcacatgttGTAAAACTCCATTGAATTTccctgtgtgtgcgtacgcacaaggctgtgcatgcgcacaggtttAAAGTtccacaggggtgtgcgtgtgcacataccagaaatcacaaaattctgcaactttgcagaatttcagatgtTGACACCAAACTTCCCACAATCATATCTTCCTCTACCAAAATCGGATTTCCATAAaacttaaaccattttaaagcctGTTCAATCATCTTTCATTTGGTATAAAAAGCATTGAATTTTAAGCaaggtagctcaagatatgattcatgaaagttcaccaaaaatttcAGTTTTACCAAAAGCCTTTAAAACTCAACTTTACCAAACTCTCAATCCAAAATCACTTATTCCACATTCAAAATAATCCCAAGGTACTTAATTCATATTCATATACCTTTCTTTCAATCCATAACTTAGCAACACATAAAGATCATCAATTCCATATACCAATTTCTACTTGCAAACTCAAATCTCAACAATTTACATCACAAACTATCATTCCACCCTCCTTTATCAACATCAATAAACCCCATCAATCATTAACAATTCTCAAAATCACCATTACCCAATTCCCACATCATACATCAATATCATCATTCACCATAATCATCATACGtaacaattatcaacaatcaaaatcatcatcaacatccaTCTTCAAATCTCAACATCCACCAACAcaactcatcaataatcatcaacaataccaacaactctCAATAACCATAACAAATATCAACATTCATCACCAATTttctcaacatcaacaaccaTAAACATATAATATCACTCCTCAACCAAGTCCACTCTATACACTACTATATCAATCATTAAATCACAATTCACGTTCAATTAACAAATAcatttaattcaatcctatcctaaggccaactagcctaagtttccagaaacattacatattacataaagaaaactgaaaccataccttggtcgatttccAATATGCTCAAACACCAAAAGCTTGGCTCCAACAAGCTTCCATCAAGCTCTAAACcatcaaaaccaaaccaaaagccacaaccaactccaaaaacaagcttcatacATACAACATAACCATACATTAACAACTAAAGCTCACACTACACTAAACCACAAGGATATAGAGGTTCCTTACCTTATCCAATGGTGATTGGGGCAAAGCCCAACAATTACCCGCctctagagatcacctaaacaaccaaaaccacaaaaccTACTCAAAAACTATAACCCAAAAATGCAGAAATCTAGGACTGGAAACTGGAGATTGATACGTGAGTTCTTACCAAGTTTGCTTAGATAAAAATGAAGAGCTCGTCAAGAGTTTCGCGTGGCCATAAATGGCTCGTCAATTGGAGTCCCGTGGGTCAAGTTATGGCCAAAAGAAGGAGGAGGTGAATAGTgcactttcttcttcctctcctctcTTCAAAACCACGCCTCTCTCTTATTTTGGGGGAGGAAATGAGCTGAAAAGCTCATTTAATGAACTTATATAtattgggccttgggcccggtccaacccgttagcgttttaggTCCGTTTAGCCCACTTTGGGCctaaacctttaagattagtgcccggttttcaattttaaattatttttaccctttcaaaataataaatcaattttccaaaatcttattttctaaaatatgCGGTAttggacagactagagccggtactgccagcttaagcgctagtacgcatttttacaaaaactttccGAAGAaggtacattttccaactcagaaaaattcactgaaatcaaatttcacctttaaattttcaaattaaaacttctaaattttgaatctatgtcgggcacttaaaattattatttttagtaaaacAGTTCAGCCGGTTCTTACActtcttgtcatgcgtacgcgttaggcacgcgttcgcgtcacttgacAAAattctggtcacgcgtacgcgtgggtcgcgcgtACACAGAACTGGGCAGATTACCAAgacctcatttcttcatgaattctccatttttgcatattttttcttcatttctttaatccaatctttgccttctaaacctgaaatcaattcacaaacatatcaagacatcgaagggaattaaagtaaatcaaatttggcaaattaaaggcctaaaaagtatatttttactcttaagcacaatttaggagaaattcacaaaatcattctattttattgaataaatgtaagataagttgataaaatccactaaattcaacacaaaataaaccgtaaaattagggtttatcaacctctccacacttaaaccaagcatgtcctcatgctaaactcaagaaagacaagaaaagagcatcaacatttattcaatgtacactatctaaatgcaacctatctacatgcatgcaactacttggtcaaaataaatcaatctccaagaaagcatatatgaacataagggctaaagcaatcacaatcaaatcaaatccataattgaattgagttctagaaaagaattcataaacttgcaagataagtgatgatcataggtgaaaacatgtaattgagcaatcgaacccctcaacgaatgtgtatacgctctaatcactcaagtgtttagggttgatccactcaattctcttctaatcatgctttctaagatttgttcttcttctaacaatcaacaattattcaatgcatgcatacaaatatcacaAGGACTTAtctataggttgtaatggggctagggtaaggtaaggatatatatggctaagtgagcttgaaatttgcatctttaattaacctaagctctcaccaaacacatataacaacctatacaattctaatacaacacCTAGCTACTCATAGTTTTCACTTTTTTCACATACGCATGTATTCTTTTCAACCATAACACATatgtattgttattattactcTTCTTTGGGATATTTAGTCtcctttttattctctttttctttttttttcttttcttttttatatattttttcattttttttcaataacataatatatacaaaaatattaatgcatatggttcaatatTCAATGCATGACTATGTACCTAACTTCCAAGATTTTTgataaaaactcaaaaatacacttttatctcaaccaatgttcccaaacttttcatacttgaatgatacacactctcatcactaacctaagctaatcaaaaatcGAAATTaaagacatttattatttttcacttaggggtagtgatgtgctaaagttAAAAACAAAAAGGGTTAAAATAGGCTTAAAATTGGTTAACAATAGTAgataaaa from Arachis ipaensis cultivar K30076 chromosome B09, Araip1.1, whole genome shotgun sequence includes these protein-coding regions:
- the LOC107615831 gene encoding zinc finger protein 862-like; amino-acid sequence: MSKFKTIDTFFKRKDQENEDASTITTPTLEGSSNFITSSSPLNSSKRPRLLPNQLDVFRLERDPGIRPMIWKFLPNQRDEIRRAYIKVGPNQPILGCAYRGHDESQSSSNRGNFLKILKFLGSYNERVKKNVLENAPKNAKYISNDVQKEILHILATKVRNSIREEIGDAKFCIIVDETRDESKKEQMSIVLRFVTLDSFVKERFFDLVHVIDTCATTLKKELISVLSHYNLQVENIRGQGYDGASNMWGEWNGLQALFLKDSPQAYYVHCFAHRLQLALVAASREVLQIHEFFTQLNSIITIVSASSKRHDQLQEAQAIENANLVAQNELEIGKGANQISTLQRAGDTRWSSYFNSICNLVKMFTATNIVLNNIIEDVITYAQRDGEWCKFLANVKDFCEKHEIEVPNMGAQYVFRSGRSHQPSVTVEHHYRIDVFLATIDSQIQKLNSKFNEQTIELLTLSCALDPNDNFKSFNIEEISKLAEKFYPIDFPSNELNILKSQLQHYQHDIPNHLKGIGTLSELCKKLQETGKSRTYHMVDRLIRLVLTLPVSTATTEKTFSAIKIVKTRLKSKMADEFLADNLVIYIEKELAAIFDTNSIIDDFENRKKSRIAFS